In Cryptomeria japonica chromosome 10, Sugi_1.0, whole genome shotgun sequence, a genomic segment contains:
- the LOC131036161 gene encoding GDSL esterase/lipase At2g42990, which translates to MRSLNHGGCICLLLCILFSLCASIETIDGIAKIPAVFTFGDSLVDPGNNNFIPTWLKANHPPYGHDFMGSEENGRFSNGQLATDFIASGLGVKETIPPFLDPNLNTQDLLTGVSFASAGTGFDNFTSAVGSAIPMWKEVELFKTYKGRLENMVGVENASNIIEQAIFLAVAGSNDFMENYLFLPERRAQFTVQQYQEFILEICTNFIEEIYKLGVRKLGIAGLPPLGCIPGVKTLYGQSELNGCIEEFNDISTSYNQKFKDILKGLEGRLPGIRLEYIDIHEYLSDMIENPSLYGLETTQRGCCGTGLIEIGPFCNAKTPITCTNTSTSVFWDAVHPTQAAYQIVARVVLRQHIPKLL; encoded by the exons ATGAGGAGCTTAAACCATGGTGGGTGCATTTGCCTGCTCCTCTGCATTCTTTTTTCATTGTGTGCAAGCATTGAAACCATTGACGGTATTGCGAAAATCCCAGCTGTGTTCACATTCGGGGACTCTCTCGTGGATCCTGGCAACAATAACTTCATTCCCACCTGGCTTAAGGCCAACCATCCACCATATGGTCATGATTTTATGGGGAGCGAAGAAAATGGCCGCTTTTCTAATGGACAACTTGCAACAGATTTTATTG CTTCTGGACTTGGGGTGAAGGAAACAATTCCGCCATTTTTAGACCCTAATCTGAACACCCAAGACCTTCTCACAGGTGTAAGTTTTGCTTCCGCTGGGACTGGATTCGATAACTTCACCTCTGCGGTTGGT AGTGCGATACCAATGTGGAAAGAAGTTGAACTATTCAAGACATATAAGGGGCGTCTGGAAAATATGGTGGGAGTAGAAAATGCATCCAACATAATTGAGCAAGCCATATTCCTGGCAGTCGCAGGTTCCAACGATTTCATGGAAAACTATTTGTTTCTTCCGGAAAGAAGAGCTCAATTCACCGTCCAACAGTACCAGGAATTTATACTCGAGATCTGCACCAATTTCATCGAG GAGATCTACAAGCTCGGGGTACGCAAACTGGGCATTGCTGGACTTCCTCCACTGGGGTGCATACCAGGGGTGAAAACATTATACGGACAATCAGAACTGAATGGATGTATTGAGGAATTCAACGATATTTCAACTTCTTACAACCAGAAATTTAAGGATATACTCAAAGGATTGGAAGGTCGTCTTCCAGGCATTAGACTGGAGTACATAGACATCCATGAGTATCTTTCAGACATGATAGAAAATCCTTCATTATATG GACTGGAGACAACACAGAGAGGTTGCTGTGGAACAGGATTAATCGAAATTGGGCCCTTTTGCAATGCTAAAACTCCAATTACTTGTACAAATACATCAACCAGTGTTTTCTGGGATGCTGTTCATCCTACTCAAGCGGCATATCAGATAGTTGCTAGAGTGGTCCTGCGCCAACACATACCAAAGCTGCTCTAA